A genomic window from Vigna radiata var. radiata cultivar VC1973A chromosome 2, Vradiata_ver6, whole genome shotgun sequence includes:
- the LOC106755626 gene encoding uncharacterized protein LOC106755626: MAPHLWSCFTRKGSNRGDGIAERRVSTADVASESSRGGGGGGQGAVVVEMFSSQGCATSPEAELVLSRLGRGDFELEVPVVVLIFHVDYWDYVGWKDPFGLSQWTVRQKAYVEALGLDTIFTPQVVVQGKAHCIGNDENALIETITNAPRFPAPTLQATFTKPAPDSLQVSVTGALRTKVDSSGANVMVALYESGLVTDCPRGENKGRILSNDYVVRKLEKLCTVKDISHKKTVSGTVNFPLWEGFNSSKCGLAVFVQNTSHQIFGSQSFQLPEDI; the protein is encoded by the exons ATGGCGCCGCATCTCTGGTCCTGCTTCACCAGAAAGGGCTCCAACCGTGGCGACGGCATCGCTGAGCGCCGAGTTAGCACGGCGGACGTAGCTTCGGAATCGAGtcgcggcggcggcggcggggGCCAGGGGGCTGTGGTGGTGGAGATGTTCTCGTCGCAGGGGTGTGCGACGTCGCCGGAGGCGGAGCTGGTGCTGTCGCGGCTGGGGAGGGGGGACTTCGAGCTGGAGGTGCCGGTGGTGGTGCTGATCTTCCACGTGGACTATTGGGACTACGTGGGGTGGAAGGACCCCTTTGGGTTGAGCCAGTGGACCGTTCGGCAGAAGGCCTATGTTGAGGCCCTTGGGCTTGACACCATCTTCACGCCCCAGGTTGTGGTCCAGGGCAAGGCCCACTGTATCGGAAATGACGAGAATGCCCTTATTGAAACCATCACTAATGCTCCTAGATTTCCTGCTCCTACCCTCCAG GCAACTTTTACCAAGCCTGCACCAGATTCATTGCAAGTGTCTGTAACAGGAGCATTGAGGACTAAGGTGGACAGCAGTGGCGCCAATGTCATGGTAGCATTATATGAAAGTGGTTTGGTCACTGACTGTCCAAGAGGGGAGAACAAAGGACGTATTCTATCCAACGACTATGTTGTCAGAAAGCTTGAAAAACTCTGCACTGTCAAAGACATCTCTCACAAGAAAACAGTATCAGGAACAGTAAATTTTCCCTTGTGGGAAGGATTCAACAGCAGCAAATGTGGTTTGGCTGTCTTTGTTCAGAACACCTCTCACCAGATTTTTGGTTCACAGAGTTTTCAACTACCGGAAGACATATGA